The DNA region GAAGGACGCCGCCCCAGCCCCGTTCAGGGCGTGATCTCGGTCCGGAAGGCGCCGGGCAGCGCCACTTCGAGGATCTCGACATCCGCGCTCGGCGCACTGAGGCGCGTGGACAGCCCCGGCGGGATGACGAAGGCATCCCCGGCGGCGAGCACCTGCGGCGCCTGCCCTTCTCCCTCGAGCGTCACCTCGCCCGCCATCACGAAGCTGAAATGGATGTCAGCGTCGTGGGACGCCCAGGCGGGGGTGCCCTCGCCGCGACGGACGACGTGGACATGGGCCACCCCGCCGGTGTGGTCGGCGATCGTGGTGTCCCGGCTCTCAAAGCCCGGCAGCCGGAAGGGCTGCCACGCGGCCCCCTCGGCCCGGTGATGGACAAAGCGCTGCCCGTCCCAGTCCCGCTCAGGGCGCAGCGCGGCGGTGGGCAGCTCCATCTCGTGGTCGATCGTGGTCACGTGTTCCGCAGGCACGCCGATCTCGATCACCTCGATATTGTCGGAGGCATAGAGCACGCGGTGCCGGATCTCCGGCGGCTGGATCACGCAATTCCCGGCATGGAGGCGGAAGGGTTCGCCCTGGTCTTCGTAGACGAGATCGACCCAGCCCCGGTAGCAGAAGATGAGCTGAAACCCGATGGAGTGGTAATGCACCGTGTCGGGCACGGGCCCGCCATCCGGGATCCGGATATGGGAGGCGATGATGGAACCGCCGAGCCGCGAGGGGATGAGATCGCGGTACTGCATGCCCGCGCGCCCGATCACCCAGGGTGCCTGATCGGCGAGGCGGCGGACGACGAAATCGTGTTCCGTCGGGGGCATCACGACCGGTGCCGCGAGGGGCGCGATCTCCACGCGCGTGCCGGAGGGCGCGGTGAGCTCGGTCTCGCCGCCCGCGATGAGCACGGGATCATCGCAGAGGATGCGCAGGTGCCCCGGGGGGCCCTCGAGGCCCGCGTCGAACCTGAGCCGCAGGCCAAAGCCCGACAGCACCACGACGCGCGGGTCATCGGCCGGGTAGATCTCGTCCAGGCGAAATCCCAGGCGCTTGGTGAAGAACGGGATATCCTCCCGCACGTCACGGGCCGGCAGCACGACCTCTGCTCTGATGTTCTGCATGCGCCGCCCTCTCTCGCGTGCCGGACCTTGCCCGGGACATCTCCCTCCGTGGGTACCTCCACGGGCGGAGGTCCCGGGTCAAGCCCGGGACGGGTGCAGCTCCGCCGTGGACAACGCGCGACCCGCCGCATAGCAAAAGAAAAACCGCTTGGGAGGGCCGCATGGCAGACGACAACAGCACAAGCACCGCCGAAAGCCCCGCCCTCGCCTACCATCGCTTGCCGAAGCCCGGAAAGCTCGAGATCCGCGCCACGAAGCCGCTCGCCAATGGCCGCGATCTGGCCCGGGCCTATTCGCCGGGCGTGGCGGAGGCCTCGAGCGCCATCGTGGCAGACCCCGACGCCGCGCGCGACTACACCGCCCGCGGCAATCTCGTGGCCGTCGTCTCCAACGGGTCCGCCGTGCTCGGCCTCGGCAATATCGGGGCGCTGGCGTCGAAGCCGGTGATGGAAGGCAAGGCCGTCCTCTTCAAGAAATTTGCGAATATCGACTGCTTTGACATCGAAATCGACGAGACAGACCCTGAAAAACTCGCCGACATCGTCTGCGCGCTCGAGCCCACCTTCGGCGCGATCAACCTCGAGGACATCAAGGCGCCCGACTGCTTCATCGTCGAAAAGCTCTGCCGCGAGCGGATGAACATCCCGGTCTTCCACGATGACCAGCACGGCACGGCCATCGTCGTGGGTGCCGCGGCGACGAACGCGCTCCGCGTGGCGGGCAAGAGCTTCGAAGACATCAAGATCGTCTCCACCGGGGGCGGCGCGGCGGGCATCGCCTGCCTCGACATGCTACTCAAGCTCGGCGTGCGCCGCGAGAATGTCTGGCTCTGCGACATCGACGGGCTGGTCTACGAGGGGCGCGGCAACTCCACCCCGCAGAAGGACGCCTACGCGCAGGGCAGCACGCCCGCGACGCTGGGCGAGGTCATCGACGGAGCCGACCTCTTCCTCGGGCTCTCGGGGCCGGGCGTCCTGAAGCCCGAGATGGTCGCCAGGATGGCCGAGCGGCCCATTGTCTTTGCCCTCGCCAATCCCACGCCGGAGATCCTGCCCGACGAGGTGCGCGCGGTGGCGCCCAAGGCCATCATCGCCACGGGGCGGAGCGATTTCCCGAACCAGGTCAACAACGTCCTGTGTTTTCCGTTCATTTTCCGGGGC from Pseudomonadota bacterium includes:
- a CDS encoding cupin domain-containing protein — translated: MQNIRAEVVLPARDVREDIPFFTKRLGFRLDEIYPADDPRVVVLSGFGLRLRFDAGLEGPPGHLRILCDDPVLIAGGETELTAPSGTRVEIAPLAAPVVMPPTEHDFVVRRLADQAPWVIGRAGMQYRDLIPSRLGGSIIASHIRIPDGGPVPDTVHYHSIGFQLIFCYRGWVDLVYEDQGEPFRLHAGNCVIQPPEIRHRVLYASDNIEVIEIGVPAEHVTTIDHEMELPTAALRPERDWDGQRFVHHRAEGAAWQPFRLPGFESRDTTIADHTGGVAHVHVVRRGEGTPAWASHDADIHFSFVMAGEVTLEGEGQAPQVLAAGDAFVIPPGLSTRLSAPSADVEILEVALPGAFRTEITP